From a region of the Nitrospira sp. genome:
- a CDS encoding ubiquitin-like protein Pup: MEKQERKQETRREPQGKEEVKANPKVVEAGKKIKEDIDKLVDEIDDVLEKNAEEFVKNYVQKGGE; encoded by the coding sequence ATGGAAAAACAAGAGCGAAAACAGGAAACCAGACGAGAGCCGCAAGGTAAGGAAGAAGTTAAGGCGAATCCCAAGGTTGTCGAAGCCGGCAAGAAGATCAAGGAAGACATCGATAAGCTGGTCGATGAAATTGATGACGTCCTTGAAAAGAACGCCGAAGAATTTGTGAAAAACTACGTGCAAAAAGGAGGAGAATAA
- a CDS encoding sodium-translocating pyrophosphatase — MSDSAIVTFALIAAVAGIAYGLYLAMWVFKLDAGNAKMQEIAKAIQEGASAYMNRQYKTVGYVAAGLFVILWAAGALSDKFGLITAAGFLVGAGASALAGYVGMIIAVRANVRTAQAAHDGMNAALVVAFRGGAVTGLLLIGLGLLAITGFYTIAVSMAGQEKAIHALLSLGFGGSLISVFARVGGGIYTKAADVGADLVGKVEAGIPEDDPRNPAVIADNVGDNVGDCAGMAADLFETYAVTTVAAMVLAFTMFKGATAPILYPLALGGITIFATIVGILYVKVGPDGEIMPALYKGLFVAGGIAALAFLPFTFMIMGGVGGVSGFSYYIAALLGLAVTLALVFITDYYTSKSYEPVKYIAKASETGHATNIIAGLAVGMQATAAPVVVIALAILGSYWICGGAESSGLYGVAVAAVSMLSMAGIVVAIDAFGPITDNAGGIAEMSHLGKEVRDITDPLDAVGNTTKAVTKGYAIGSAGLAAVVLFAEYSREVAARNPSLAAFDLSNPKVLVGLFLGGMLPFIFGALCMKAVGQAGGLIVEEVRRQFRTIKGIMEGTGKPEYGTCVDIVTQAAIQKMMIPGLIPVVSPLLIGVILGPQALGGVLVGSIVTGLFVAISMTSGGGAWDNAKKFIEEQGKKGSETHKAAVTGDTVGDPYKDTAGPAVNPMIKVINIVALLIISLIV, encoded by the coding sequence GTGAGTGACTCAGCGATTGTAACGTTTGCTCTCATAGCGGCCGTGGCCGGCATTGCCTATGGGCTGTACCTGGCGATGTGGGTGTTCAAGCTCGACGCCGGCAATGCCAAGATGCAGGAAATTGCAAAAGCCATTCAAGAGGGTGCCAGTGCCTACATGAATCGACAATACAAGACCGTTGGGTATGTCGCCGCGGGCCTGTTCGTCATCCTGTGGGCGGCCGGAGCCCTGTCGGATAAATTTGGTCTGATCACTGCGGCCGGATTCTTGGTCGGCGCCGGAGCCTCGGCCCTTGCCGGCTACGTGGGCATGATTATCGCGGTGCGCGCCAATGTGCGGACGGCTCAAGCTGCACATGACGGCATGAATGCCGCCTTGGTCGTTGCCTTCCGCGGTGGAGCTGTAACCGGCTTGCTGCTGATCGGCCTCGGACTTCTGGCTATTACCGGGTTCTACACCATTGCAGTATCAATGGCAGGACAGGAAAAAGCCATTCACGCGTTGCTCAGTCTTGGATTCGGTGGCAGTCTGATTTCCGTCTTTGCACGCGTCGGTGGCGGTATTTATACGAAGGCGGCGGATGTCGGTGCCGACTTGGTCGGCAAAGTAGAAGCAGGGATTCCCGAAGATGATCCAAGAAATCCCGCCGTGATCGCAGATAACGTGGGTGACAATGTGGGTGATTGCGCCGGCATGGCGGCAGACTTGTTTGAAACCTATGCTGTGACGACCGTGGCGGCCATGGTGTTGGCCTTCACGATGTTTAAGGGGGCGACTGCCCCTATTCTGTATCCGTTGGCCTTGGGTGGTATCACCATCTTTGCCACGATCGTCGGTATCCTCTATGTCAAGGTCGGTCCAGACGGGGAAATCATGCCGGCGCTGTACAAAGGGTTGTTTGTGGCCGGTGGAATTGCGGCTTTGGCGTTTTTACCGTTCACCTTCATGATCATGGGTGGAGTAGGCGGTGTCAGCGGATTCAGCTATTACATTGCAGCACTGCTGGGCTTGGCCGTGACATTAGCGCTTGTGTTTATCACGGATTATTACACGTCCAAGAGTTATGAGCCGGTGAAGTACATCGCCAAGGCGAGCGAAACCGGCCATGCGACAAATATTATCGCAGGTTTGGCGGTGGGTATGCAGGCGACTGCAGCTCCCGTAGTGGTGATTGCCCTGGCAATTCTCGGCAGTTATTGGATTTGCGGGGGAGCGGAATCCAGTGGGCTGTATGGTGTTGCCGTCGCAGCGGTGTCCATGCTCTCGATGGCAGGGATTGTGGTTGCGATCGATGCCTTCGGCCCGATCACTGATAATGCCGGTGGCATCGCCGAAATGTCGCACCTCGGTAAGGAAGTCAGGGATATCACGGATCCATTGGATGCGGTCGGCAATACGACCAAGGCGGTCACAAAGGGCTATGCGATCGGGTCCGCTGGTTTGGCGGCGGTCGTGCTGTTCGCGGAATATTCCCGCGAGGTCGCAGCCCGCAATCCCTCACTGGCTGCATTTGATCTTTCCAATCCAAAAGTCTTAGTGGGGCTGTTCCTCGGCGGTATGTTGCCGTTTATTTTCGGCGCACTCTGTATGAAGGCGGTCGGGCAAGCCGGTGGTTTGATCGTCGAGGAGGTTCGGCGCCAATTTCGGACGATCAAGGGCATTATGGAGGGGACCGGTAAGCCGGAATATGGAACTTGTGTGGATATCGTGACGCAGGCGGCGATCCAGAAGATGATGATCCCGGGATTGATTCCGGTGGTCTCGCCTCTCTTGATAGGAGTGATCCTTGGCCCTCAGGCGCTGGGAGGGGTGCTCGTGGGCAGCATCGTGACCGGTTTGTTCGTCGCGATTTCCATGACGAGCGGTGGTGGCGCCTGGGACAACGCCAAGAAGTTTATCGAAGAGCAGGGCAAGAAGGGGAGCGAGACACACAAGGCGGCGGTCACCGGTGATACGGTCGGTGATCCGTATAAGGACACAGCTGGTCCTGCCGTGAATCCGATGATCAAGGTGATTAATATCGTGGCGTTGCTTATTATCTCGCTCATTGTCTGA
- a CDS encoding PQQ-dependent sugar dehydrogenase has protein sequence MRKCILWISLCLGFSSLLAACGENSDTPDNAPTSTALKLQTIAKNLTSPVFLTAPRGDANRLFVLEQRGTIRVLDRATGSLLSTFLTVTGITSGAEQGLLGAAFDPNYNTNGRFYIYFTDANGAITIAQLLVSPTDPNVAAPASQVTLVSIPHPTFDNHNGGMLAFGPDGCLYAGVGDGGGSGDPNNNAQTLGSRLGKLLRIDPTTGTACTSGTINPFVLSGGNQLIWSYGLRNPWRFSFDGNDLYIGDVGQDAREEVNVSPGPNAGRGLNYGWRLMEGSTCFNPSTNCNNGTLTLPTVEYAHDNGACSVVGGYVYRGQAIQTVQGTYFYADFCAGFVRSFRFNNGSALDRTEWPLLAASSKDITSFGQDGSGELYILTQSGTISRIVPN, from the coding sequence ATGAGAAAATGTATCTTGTGGATCAGCCTCTGTTTGGGTTTCTCCAGCCTCCTTGCTGCTTGTGGAGAAAACAGTGACACTCCAGACAACGCTCCGACCTCAACCGCTCTGAAGCTCCAAACCATCGCGAAGAACCTTACCTCCCCGGTATTCCTGACCGCCCCCCGTGGGGACGCAAATCGTCTCTTTGTCCTGGAACAGAGAGGCACTATTAGAGTACTTGATCGGGCAACCGGAAGCCTGCTCTCGACATTTCTGACCGTGACGGGCATCACGAGTGGAGCAGAACAAGGCTTGTTGGGAGCGGCCTTCGACCCAAACTACAATACCAACGGTCGGTTCTATATCTATTTTACGGACGCCAACGGCGCAATCACGATCGCTCAGCTTCTGGTGTCGCCAACAGACCCCAACGTCGCTGCTCCTGCATCGCAGGTCACCTTGGTCTCTATTCCCCATCCAACCTTTGATAACCATAACGGAGGCATGTTGGCGTTCGGACCGGATGGATGTCTGTACGCAGGAGTTGGAGACGGCGGAGGTTCTGGGGATCCGAACAATAACGCCCAAACCCTTGGAAGCCGACTGGGAAAACTGCTCCGGATCGATCCGACCACCGGAACAGCCTGCACCAGCGGAACAATAAACCCATTTGTCCTGAGCGGAGGCAATCAGTTGATCTGGAGCTATGGACTCCGGAATCCCTGGCGCTTTTCGTTCGATGGAAACGACCTCTATATCGGCGATGTCGGCCAGGATGCCCGAGAAGAAGTCAATGTATCACCAGGGCCTAATGCCGGCCGCGGGCTGAATTACGGTTGGCGACTGATGGAAGGTTCCACCTGTTTTAATCCGAGCACCAACTGCAATAATGGAACACTCACCCTACCGACGGTTGAGTACGCACACGACAACGGAGCTTGCTCCGTTGTCGGTGGTTACGTCTATCGTGGCCAAGCCATACAAACCGTCCAAGGCACCTATTTCTATGCTGATTTTTGCGCCGGGTTTGTCCGCAGCTTCCGCTTCAATAACGGCTCGGCTCTTGACCGAACAGAGTGGCCCCTGCTGGCTGCTTCTTCAAAAGACATCACCAGTTTCGGCCAGGACGGCTCGGGAGAGCTCTATATCCTGACCCAGAGTGGCACCATATCCCGGATCGTCCCGAATTAG
- a CDS encoding fatty acid cis/trans isomerase — translation MGHRGHVEDGTEFSVTRPPCLATAGWLFLSLLVWSLTGCTGATPSGPIQAGEPATPPPTTAGSTIVDYWRDVQPIIERRCAVCHGCYDAPCQLNLTAYEGIVRGAHKKPIYDITRLHTAEQTRLFDDAHSVAAWRRKQFFPVIQEQAQAPEEARLAGVLARMLTLKRAHQLPSESLLPESLDLSLDRKQQCPTESEFDSFSAVYPLWGMPYGLPGLTDLEHSILMQWVAQGTPYREPAPTLPYPSALVAEWEAFLNGDSPKQRLMSRYLYEHLYLMHLYFDELPDRQWFRLVRSRSAPGQPIDPIVTRRPYDDPGVPRGYYRLEPVHGSLLAKAHTPYALNPSRKQRYTELFLDQPYNVQALPSYDALVASNPFVAFRDLPVRSRYRFLLDDALAFVMLFIKGPVCRGTIALTAIDDRFWIFFVDPESAVLDKNEEFLARTSKHLYLPTTEGTTRLGLTSWVKYSRMQDEFLKAKQAYLEDLRVEHEAHDLSFIWNGQGRNRNAALTVFRHADSASVVQGLVGDDPKTAWLLSYDLFERIYYLLVAGFDVYSFAGHQLDTRLYMDFLRMEGEFNFLMLLPGKERERERDFWYRDAHQSVKDYVYGSRIRVQQESGITYRTNRPKRELFNLLRQRLTGALNEAYDVQGEPDQELRAQLRTLARIKGRALQWLPEVAVLTVTNGTGTEAHHDRIYTLLHDNGFSNVASLFNQQSRRLPDEDGLTVSRGLIGTYPNAFYRVAQQDLSEFIAAVAELRGETDYRKLAERFAVRRTSQDFWSHSDKIHELYHRIDPLGAGLLDLNRLENR, via the coding sequence ATGGGACACAGAGGTCATGTCGAGGACGGAACGGAATTCTCGGTGACTCGGCCTCCTTGCCTCGCCACAGCCGGCTGGTTATTTCTGAGCCTACTAGTCTGGAGTCTGACCGGATGCACAGGCGCCACGCCGTCAGGACCGATACAGGCGGGCGAACCGGCCACTCCTCCCCCCACGACGGCCGGAAGCACAATCGTCGACTATTGGCGGGACGTGCAGCCGATCATCGAACGCCGCTGTGCCGTCTGCCATGGCTGCTATGACGCACCTTGTCAATTGAACCTGACCGCCTATGAGGGCATCGTACGAGGCGCACACAAAAAGCCCATTTACGACATCACACGACTTCACACAGCCGAACAGACCAGGCTCTTCGACGATGCCCATTCGGTCGCAGCCTGGCGGAGGAAGCAGTTTTTTCCGGTCATACAAGAGCAAGCGCAGGCACCGGAGGAAGCTCGCCTCGCCGGGGTGCTTGCCCGCATGCTGACGCTCAAGCGGGCCCACCAGCTGCCGTCCGAGTCGTTGCTCCCCGAATCGTTGGACTTGTCGCTCGATCGAAAGCAGCAATGTCCCACCGAGTCCGAATTCGATTCCTTTAGCGCCGTCTACCCTCTCTGGGGCATGCCCTATGGGTTGCCAGGCCTGACTGACCTGGAGCACTCAATCCTGATGCAGTGGGTCGCTCAAGGCACCCCTTACCGAGAGCCGGCCCCTACACTACCCTACCCCAGCGCGCTGGTCGCGGAATGGGAAGCCTTTCTGAACGGGGATTCTCCCAAGCAGCGGTTGATGAGTCGCTATCTCTACGAGCACCTGTATCTTATGCATCTCTATTTCGACGAGTTGCCCGATCGACAGTGGTTTCGCCTCGTGCGGTCCCGTTCGGCACCGGGTCAGCCCATCGACCCGATCGTAACACGTCGACCCTATGACGACCCAGGTGTGCCCCGCGGCTACTACCGTCTTGAGCCGGTGCACGGCAGCCTCCTGGCCAAGGCACACACCCCCTATGCGCTCAACCCTTCACGTAAGCAGCGGTACACCGAACTGTTCCTTGACCAGCCGTACAACGTCCAAGCCCTGCCCTCCTATGACGCCCTCGTAGCCTCGAACCCTTTTGTCGCCTTCCGTGACCTACCGGTTCGCTCACGCTACCGGTTTCTGCTCGACGATGCCCTTGCCTTTGTCATGTTGTTCATCAAGGGGCCGGTCTGCCGCGGAACCATCGCGCTCACCGCCATCGATGATCGGTTCTGGATTTTCTTCGTAGACCCGGAGAGCGCGGTGCTCGACAAGAACGAGGAATTCCTGGCGAGGACGAGCAAGCATCTCTACCTGCCGACCACCGAGGGAACGACCCGGCTCGGCCTGACCTCCTGGGTGAAATACTCCCGCATGCAGGACGAATTCCTCAAAGCCAAGCAAGCCTATCTTGAAGACCTCAGAGTCGAGCACGAGGCGCACGACCTGTCTTTTATCTGGAACGGGCAGGGACGGAACCGTAACGCAGCCCTCACCGTCTTCCGCCATGCGGACAGCGCCTCGGTGGTACAGGGCCTGGTCGGCGATGATCCAAAGACCGCCTGGCTCCTGTCTTACGATCTATTCGAGCGGATTTACTATCTACTCGTGGCCGGCTTCGACGTCTATAGCTTCGCCGGACACCAGCTCGACACACGTCTCTACATGGATTTCTTGCGGATGGAGGGGGAATTCAACTTCCTGATGCTACTCCCAGGCAAGGAGCGGGAGCGGGAACGGGACTTCTGGTACCGGGATGCCCACCAGTCGGTCAAGGACTATGTCTACGGATCTCGTATCCGTGTACAGCAGGAAAGCGGCATCACGTACCGAACGAACAGGCCCAAACGCGAGCTGTTCAACCTATTGCGGCAGCGGCTCACCGGAGCGCTCAACGAAGCCTACGATGTGCAAGGGGAACCGGATCAAGAGCTGCGCGCCCAGTTACGCACTCTGGCGCGGATCAAAGGGCGAGCGCTGCAATGGTTGCCCGAAGTCGCGGTATTGACCGTCACAAACGGAACGGGAACGGAGGCGCATCACGACCGAATCTATACGCTGCTGCACGACAACGGATTCAGCAACGTCGCCTCCCTCTTTAACCAGCAGTCGCGTCGCCTCCCGGATGAAGATGGACTCACGGTCTCGCGTGGATTGATCGGGACCTACCCCAACGCCTTCTATCGTGTGGCGCAGCAGGATTTGTCCGAGTTCATCGCAGCGGTCGCCGAGCTCAGGGGTGAGACAGACTATCGAAAGCTCGCGGAGCGTTTTGCCGTGCGCCGTACCAGTCAGGACTTCTGGTCGCACAGCGATAAAATCCACGAGCTCTACCACCGGATAGACCCGCTCGGAGCGGGGCTGCTCGACCTCAACCGGTTGGAGAATCGATAA